A window from Vigna angularis cultivar LongXiaoDou No.4 chromosome 7, ASM1680809v1, whole genome shotgun sequence encodes these proteins:
- the LOC108336265 gene encoding uncharacterized protein LOC108336265, with protein MEESSYTGLPTSHLLGSVPAVITEENNSTKHVATDESMQIFPPNNGVDRGTGYQTVGGRTEAFEQQPASNWRGVFSISSYSQYFDVDTDVVVIRLISSLNPVAGDFFSKIDANPDLYGLIWISTTLVFVLAALGNLATFLMQKHADNSTSWSFDVSYMNVAACSIYGYAIVVPLAYYFFLQYMGSNASLIRFWCMWGYSLTIFIISSFLLLIPVEFLRWVIILLTGVASASFVALNLRSYIEGNELSVAIIAAFFLQIALAIFIKVWFFP; from the exons ATGGAGGAGTCTTCCTACACCGGTCTTCCCACTAGCCACTTGCTTGGTTCAGTTCCT GCTGTCATTACTGAAGAAAATAATAGCACGAAACATGTGG CCACTGATGAGAGTATGCAAATATTCCCTCCAAACAATGGAGTAGACCGAGGAACTGGATATCAAACGGTTGGCGGCCGTACTG AAGCTTTTGAACAACAGCCAGCAAGCAACTGGAGGGGAGTCTTTAGCATCTCATCGTATTCACAGTATTTTGATGTAGACACGGATGTTGTCGTAATCAGATTAATAAGTTCTCTGAATCCAGTTGCGGGAGACTTCTTCAGCAAGATAGATGCTAACCCTGATTT ATATGGGCTTATATGGATCTCAACAACACTGGTGTTTGTGCTTGCCGCACTTGGAAATCTGGCTACGTTCCTTATGCAAAAACATGCTGATAACAGTACGTCGTGGAGCTTTGATGTCAGCTATATGAACGTGGCTGCATGCTCAATCTACGGTTATGCAATTGTGGTCCCATTGGCATACTACTTCTTCCTTCAGTATATGGGTTCAAATGCCAGCCTTATAAGATTTTGGTGCATGTGGGGGTATTCTCTCACCATTTTCATCATATCTTCG TTCCTGTTGTTAATTCCTGTTGAGTTTCTTCGGTGGGTTATAATACTCCTTACGGGTGTTGCCTCAGCAAGCTTTGTTGCTTTAAACCTGAGGTCTTACATAGAAGGCAATGAGCTTTCGGTGGCGATTATTGCTGCATTTTTCTTGCAAATAGCTTTGGCAATCTTCATCAAGGTTTGGTTCTTTCCGTAG